CAAGGGGGAGGGTCGGCGCGCCTGCACTCGCGCGGTGGGGGGAGCCATGTTCGGGCGGGGTGGGAGAGAGGGCGAACAGCGACCAGGTCCAGAACAGCAGGGCAAAGCCCGCGATCAGGAAATAGCTGTGCTGGAAGCCGATCAGGTCATAGCTGATGCCGACCAGCGGCGAGAGGATGGCGAGGCCCAGCGAATGGCCGAAGCTGACGCCGACCATATAGACGGTGGCGGCGAAGCGGGCCTCGAAATGCCAGGCGATGTAGCGGAAGATCGACACGGCCAGGATCGGCAGTTCGATGGCGTGGGCCATCTTGCACATCGAAATGGTGATGGGACCGATGGCGAGGCCCGATCCGCCGATGCGCAGGATCATGATCGCCGCCGCCAGCAGCAGGCCGCGTGTCGCGCCGATGCGCCGGACGATCAGCGGGGCGACGAACAGGCCGCCCGCTTCCACGAAAATCTGCGCCGAATTGAGATAGCCGAACATGGCGTTGCCTTCTTCCGGCGTGGGGAAGAGGGAGGAGAAATAGAAGGGGAATTGCTGGTCGTAGACGAGATAGAGGTTCGTCACGCCCAGGATCAGGATCATGAAGCGCCAGAATTGCGGCTGGGACAGCAGCGAGAGCGAATCCCGCAGCGTCAGCCGGTCGGCCGCCGCCTGCGCTTGCGGATCGGGCTCGACCCGCGCCAGGTAGATGAGGGGCAGCAGCAGCAGGCCCGCCGCGCTGGCGAGGAAGAAATTGATTGCCGGATCGACATTGTAGAGCCGCCCGGAAAAGGCGGCGGCGGTCGCGAAGCCGATCGACCCCCAGAGACGCACGCGGCTATATTCGAATGCATAGCGCCGCCCGACCCGATCGACATAGCTTTCCAGCGCATAGCTGCCCGCCATGAAGGTGAAGCCGAGATAGAGGCCGCCTGCGACCGCGCCCAGCGGCAGGCTCCAGTGCAGCAGCGGCGCGTAGACATGGAGGAAGAAGGGACCGGCGAGGATCACCAGCAGGGCGATGAAGGTCGGAACGACCTTTCGGAAGCCCATGCGGTCCGACAGGAAGCCATAAGCCGGTTGCGCCAGCATTGCGCCGATCGAGTTGACGGCGAAGACCGTGCCGGCCTGCGTCCCGTTCAAGTGCAGCGAGCGGGTCAGCCAGATGGACAACAGCGAGATGGCCATGGCCTGGGCAAAGAAAAAGCAGAAAAGAAAGGCGCTGAGCGCGAGATAATTGCGCTTTCGGAAAGAGGCCACGACATCCCCATGATCTGTTATCGATATCAAATATGCCCGTTTGAAATCCGCTTGGCAAGCGCTATTGATTGACAGCCTCGCTAGATGAGTTATCGATATCATATCGATTATGCCGTGCCGACCATTTGCGGCCGAGCCTGTGGGGAGGAAGTTTCGTCGCATGAGTGAGGACAGGGAAGAGAAGGACGAGGCCGTCAAAAGCGCCCATCGTCCGGTCGTGACGATCCATGACGTGGCGCGTCATGCGGGCGTCTCTTCCATGACCGTGTCGCGCGTGATGACGGGCAAGCGCCATGTCAGCGAAGCCATGCGCGAGCGTGTCAACGCCGCGATCTCCGCGCTGAACTATTCCCCCAACCTGACGGCGCGCAGCTTTTCCAGCGCGGTGCGGGTGGGGGCGATCTATTCGAATCCTTCATCGTCGAACCTGGGCGCTTTCCTGATGGGCGCGTTCCGCCAGAGCGGCGAGAGCGGCTGCCAGTTCCTGATCGAGCCGGGCCGCAACGAGGAGGAGGCGCTGCAAAGCCTGCACCGCCTGATCGAATCGCGCATCGGCGGCGTCATCCTGCCGCCGCCGCTCTGCGATTCGGAAGCGGTGCTGGACCTGGCGCTGAGTTCGGACGTGGTGCCGCTGGCCTTTGCCACCGCCATCCCGCGCGAGGGCGTCTCGGCGATCATCGTCGACGATTATAAGGGCGCCTATGACATGACCCGCTACCTGATCGGGCTGGGGCATCGGGCCATCGGTTTTGTGCAGGGCGACCCGCAACATTCGCCCTCGCAGCGGCGCGAGCAGGGCTATCGCGCGGCGATGGCCGGCGCGTCGCTGATGATCCGGGACGAATGGATCGCGCCGGGCCTGTTCACCTACCGGTCGGGGCTGGACGCCGCGCGCCAGTTGCTGGGATCGGACCAGCGGCCCACGGCGATCTTCGCCAGCAATGACGATATGGCGGCGGCCATTACCGCGGTGGCGCATGGCATGAAGCTGACCATCCCCCGCGACATCAGCATCGTCGGGTTCGACGATGCGCAGATCGCGTCGACCATCTGGCCGGAGCTGACGACGATCCGCCAGCCGATTTCGGACATGGCGTCCCGCGCGGTGGCGCTGTTGAGCGAGCAGGTGCGCGAGGCGCGGACCGGCAGCAAGCCGGAAGTGCGGCATGTGCGCGAGATGCTGACATTGGTGGAGCGGGCGTCATCGGGGCCGGTGGCGGGCTGATCGTCGCCGATCCGCGCGAAGATTTCAGAAACGGGGGGAAGAGGGTGATGGCGCGGCGTTTCATGCGGACGGCCTGTCTGGCGTCGCTGTTGGCGCTGGCGGCGCCTGCCTTCCCGGCGGGGGCGAATGACGGCCGCTGGTTTGCGGACCAGGGCGATGGCAGCTATCGCAATCCGGTGCTGATCGGCGACTATTCCGATCCCGATGTCGTGCGCGTGGGGGAGGATTATTATCTGACATCCTCGTCCTTTACCGATGTGCCGGGCCTGCCGATCCTGCATTCGCGCGATCTGGTGAACTGGACGATCATCGGCCATGCGCTGACCGCGGTTCCGCCCGAAGCCCATTATGCCGCGCCGCGTCGGGGCGGCGGCGTGTGGGCGCCCGCCATCCGCCATCGCGACGGCCGGTTCCTGATCTATTATCCCGATCCCGACCGGGGCATATTCCTGGTTTCCGCCACCGACCCGCGCGGGCCATGGAGCGCGCCGGTGCTGGTGGAGGGGACCAGGGGCGTCATCGATCCCGCGCCATTCTGGGACGAGGACGGCACCGGATGGCTGGCCTATGCCTATGCCCGGAGCCGGGCGGGCAAGGCCAATATCATCGCTCTCAAGCGGCTGAACGCGGACGGCACGGCGACGCAGGGGGCCGAGCGGGTCATCATCGACGGGAACGGCCTGCCCCCGGTCAAGACCAGCCTTGGCCCGCGCCCCTGGCAGACGACCGAGGGGCCGAAGCTCTACAAGCGAGACGGCTATTATTATGTCTTCGCCCCCAGCGGCAGCGTGAAGGGGGGATGGCAGGGCGTGTTCCGCAGCCGGTCCATCACCGGTCCCTATGAGGGGCGCGACGTGATGGACCAGGGGCGCAGCGAAACCAACGGCCCGCATCAGGGCGCCTGGGTCACGACGCCCGGCGGCGAGGACTGGTTCCTGCATTTCCAGGACCGGGACAGCTATGGCCGGGTGGTCCATCTGCAACCGATGCGCTGGGCGAAGGGCTGGCCCGTCATCGGCGCGGATGCCGATGGAGACGGGCGGGGCGAGCCGGTGCTGCGTCATGCCAAGCCCGCGCTTCCGCCGCAGCCGGTCGCGGCCCCGGTGGCGGATGATGAATTTGATGGCGGCCTGTCGCTCGCCTGGCAGTTCGGCAGCAATCCCGCGCCCGGCTGGATGGTGGTGGAGGACGGATGGTTGCGGCTGACATCGGTGAGCGGGTCGGCCGATCACTATGAGAATGGCGCGATCCTCTCACAGAAAATCCCCGCGCCCGGCTTTACCGCGACCACCGCGATGCGCTTTGCGCCGCTGCGCGAGGGGGAAAGGGCGGGGCTGACCGTCCATGGCATGAGCTTCGCCTGGATCGGGGTGGAGCAGGGGAAGGACGGCGCGCATGTCGTGCAGGCGGCCAAGGCCGATCCCGCGCCGGGCGCGCCCATCCGCGTGACGCAAGGGCCGCCGCTGCCATCGGACCGGGTGTGGCTGCGCATGGAGGCCCGCCCCGTGACCATCAGCGTGCCGCCGCCGGACTTTTCGCCCTACTGGCCCTCCATGCTGCGGGAGACGCATATCCGGGTCGCGTTCAGCTACAGCCTGGACGGCGCGGCCTTCACGCCGTTGGGAGAGGCGTTCGAAACCCGCCCCGGCCGCTGGGTCGGCGCCCAGATCGGCCTGTTCGCGCAGGCCGCCTATGGCACGCCGTCGGCCGTGGCGACAACGGTCGGCCATGCCGATTTCGACTGGTTCAGGATCACCCCATGACGCGCAAAATCACCCTTCGGCTTGTCACCGCCGTCAGCCTGGCCGCGATCGCGCCGGCGGTGGCGGCGCGACCGATCGTCTACGACAATCCGCCCAGCAAAGCGCTCTACACCTATCATGACGACAGTTTCACGGTGCGTGTCCGCGCGCCGGGCGGCAAGTGGCAGGATCTGTATGAATATCGGGTGATGGTCGACCTCGACAATCCACAGCCCGCTTCGATGGTGACGTTCGGCATGGACGGGCCGGTGGAAGTGGCGGTGCAGAAGAACAACGGCGATGTGCGGCGGGTGGAAATCCGTCCCGGCTCCAAGGGCGTGCAAGCGCGGCTGGAGGGCAATATCGCATATTTCACGCTTGCCCGGCCGGCCAATCTGTCGGTCGAGTTCGACGGCGACCGGCTGCATAACCTGCACCTCTTCGCCAATCCGGTCGAGCCGCCGCTGCCGGACCGGGCGGACCCGAACCTCGTCTATTTCGGGCCGGGCATCCATGAACTGCCCGAAGGCCAGACGAAATTCCCGATCGGGTCGAACAAGACCGTCTATGTGGCGGGCGGCGCGATCGTGAAGGGGCAGATCGACATCAGCAACGCCAGCAATGTCCGCCTGATCGGCCATGGCATATTGGAAGGTGGGAAGGAGGGGATCAGCGTCCTCTATTCCCGCGACGTGACGATCGACGGGCCGGTGGTGCTCAACCCGCAGCATTATACCGTGATGTGCGGCCAGTCGTCGGGCCTGACCATCCGCAACCTCAAGACGTTCAGCGCCGGAAGCTGGACCGACGGGCTGGACATGATGAGCTGTTCGGACGTGACGATCGACGATGTGTTCCTGCGCACGTCGGACGACGCCATCGCCATCTATGCCGATCGCTGGGACTATCATGGCGATGCGCGCAACTATCGCGTGACCAATTCGACGCTGTGGGCCGATGTCGCGCACCCGATCAATATCGGGCTGCACGGCAGCAAGGATGAACCGCGCGTCATCGAGAATCTGACGTTCCGCAATATCGACATCCTTGGCCATGACGAGGATGACCGCAACTATCAGGGCGCGATGGCGATCACCGACGGGGACAATAACCTGGTCCGCAATATCCTGTTCGAGGATATCCGCATCGACAGCATCGAAGAGGGAATGTTGTTCAACTTCCGCGTGGTGTTCAACGAAAAGTACAGCCTGGCGCCGGGGTGCGGGATCGAGAATGTCACCGTGCGCAACGCCCGGTTCAAGGGGGGCATCGTCAACCCCGCCGTCGTGGCGGGCTATGCCGCCGACCGTGCGGTGCACAATGTGACGATCGAGGATTTCCGGGTCGGCGCCACGCCGCTCGGCGCGTCGGACGTGGAGGTGGGCGCGTTCGTGAAGGATTTCAGGCTGCGGCCCTGATGGGGCTGGGCCATCGCCGCTAAAGGAAAAGCGGGCCGCCAGAGACTGGCGGCCCGTTCGAGTTTGGGAGGTTGTGAGGGAGAAGCGTTCGTGCAGAAACCCTTCTCCCTCCATCCGGCAGCCGGGCGGCTGTCGAAACTGTGACGGCATGATGCCGTCGATCTGGTCCGGACCGATCTGTGGTCCGGGTGATGTGGTATCGATATCAGAACTGATGGCGCCATATGGGGTTGGTCACAAGATATTTGTTGGTTCCTGGGGCGGAATCATGTCGGTGGGGGCGTTGCGACGAGGGGTTGCGAGCGATCAGAAGGGGGCATTTTGTCTTCCTCCCTGGAAGGTTCGACAGAGTCACGTGTCTCTGTCGAAGGCCGGGGGTGGGTGCGCCGCGTTAGCGGCGCTTGCAACATGACGTTTTAGGCTCGCTGCGCTCGCCACCCACCCTTAACTCCTCCCTTAAAAGGGAGGGGGATATGTTGCTTCCACCAACACCGATCCTTGAGAGGGGGGCAGGGCGGGATGAAATCCGTGCTCAGGTCGTCCGTTCGAACAGGATGGCCTGGCCGCCGGAGGGTTGCATGGCGATCGGCAGGGTGTCGCCCTGCGCGACCTTGCGGGTGGAGATGACCACCGGGGTCGAGCGGGGCTGCTGGCCGGGTGCGCCGTCCGCGAAGATGGTGGCGCGCCAGTCGCCTTCGCCCAGGAAGCTGAGGGGGACGTCGATCCGCCGGGCATCCTCATTGGTCATGGCGCCCAGGAACCAGCGTTCGCCGTGCCGCCGGGCCACTGCCACGAACTGGCCGGGCTGGCCGTCGATCGCCCGGGTTTCGTCCCAGCTTGTCGGGCATTCGTCGAACCAGCGCAGCGCGGGCCAGGCGCCGGTCGCATATTTGGCGGGCGTGTCATACCAGTAGAGGAAGGTGAGCGGATTATAATAGACCGCCGCCATCGCCAGCTGGTGCGCGTTGGTGGTCTTATTCAGATAATGGTCGTAGCAGATCGTATAGTCGATCGGTCCCGACAGGGCGCGGGTGAAGGGCAGGGTGACATTGTGGCGCGCGGTCGGGAACTGCTCGTTGCCGCGCACCCCCTCCAGCGCGACATAGTTGGGCAGGGTGCGCTCCAGGCCCGCGGGGCGGAGATTGTCGTGCAGGTTGACGAGCAGGTGATGCTCGCCGCAGCTCTTCACCAGATCATAGATGAAGTCCGTATCTTCCTGCCGCCCTTCCCAGATGAAGCCGAACTTGATCCCGGCCACGCCCCAGCGCCGATAGGTGGAGACGATGTCCGCCAACTGGCGCATGGCGGGGACGCGGTCGACATAGAGGATGGTGCCGATGTTCCGCTTGCGCGCTTCCGCCACGATGGCCTGCATGTCGAGGCCGTCGATCGGGCGGGTCGCGTCGCTAGGGTCGGTGCCGTCGCCATACCAGTGGGCGTCGAATTCGATATAGTCGAGTTTGCGCTTCTCCGCGAAGGCGATGCCGTCCATGGCGCCGGCGTTGGAATAGGGCTTGCGGATGCGGAAGGCGCGGCCGGGCCTGATCCAGCCGGTGTCGCCCAGCCGGTTGGGCGTGGCGAGGGTCGTCACCAGTCCGGCTTTCTCCAGCAGTGCGGCGGGCGTATCGCTGACCAGGATCAGCCGCCAGGGCGTGGTGAAGGGCGTGTCGACGGAGAAAAGCGGCGCGGCATGGGTCTCGCCCGGCCCCGAATAGCCGGTGGCGCGGCCGGGGAAATGCATGAGGCGGGTGGTGACGCTCTGGTCCGTGTCGCCCGGCGCGAACATCAGGCGGGGATAATGAAGCCGGTCGGATTCGCTGATCGACAGGGACAGGCCGTCGGGCGTCGTCGCCAGCAGCGGCGTGTCGGCCAGCGCGCCCTTGTCGGTGCTGTTGGTGAGTTCGGGATGCGGGACCGGGGCGATCCGGCCGGGGGCCGAGCGGGCATAGTCGCCCTCGTCGCGGCTGCTCCAGATGTTGGTGCCGGTGGGGAAGCGAAACTCCATGGCTTCGCCGCCCAGTTCCACCTTGTTTCCGGGGGCCGCCAGCAGGACGAAGCGGATGGCGACGCCGTCGTCATGCGCCAGCAGGCGGATGGCGAAGCGGATGCGCGACCGGCGATCCTCAAACTGCGCCTCGATCTGATGGGCGCGGCCGTCATAGCGGGTGGCGATGCCGTAGGGCGGCGTCCAGCTATCGTCGATGGCGCTGGCCGTATGGCCCAGATAGCGGGCCTGGGGGCCGAGCAGCCGGCCATTGGCGAGGACGAGCGCCAGTTTGGAAGGCTCCAGGGCGGGTTTGCCGTCCAGGCTGGCGGACCAGAGGGGATAGTCGGCGGAGCGGCCCGGAAGCAGGAGTTGCGCGGTCAGCCTGCCGTTGGGGGAGGAAATCGACAGGGCGGTCCGGTCGGGCGCGGATTGCGCGTTCAGGGGCAGGCCGATCCCGCCGATCGCCGATACGCTCATCCCGCCGAGGATGGTGCGACGGGTCGGGTGCGAGGTCATGCGATATGTTCCGGTTCAGACCGTGGAACTGGACCCCGGCTTTCGCCGGGGAACAGGTAGGGTTTGTGTCATTAGCTGCCGAAGCTGTAGCGCAGCGTGGCGCCGAAGTTACGGCCGTTGACGAAATGCTGCCGTTCGATGCCGGTGGCAAGACCCGGCTCGCCCACGAAGCGGTCCGCCGCCTGGTTGGTGAGGTTCGAGGCCGTCAGCGACAGCGAGAAATTATGCGGCAGCTTGAAGTTCAGCGACGCATCGAGCAGCCCGAAGGAGCGGATGTAGCGGCCGTCGATCGGGTTGGTCGCGACGCCGAAGAGAACCGCCTTGGACCGCCAAGTATAGACGATGCGGGCCGAGATCGTCTTGTCTTCGTAGAGGCCCGCGACGGAATAGGCATATTTGGACGTCAGCGGCTGCATGGTGTTGACGCGCTGGCCGTTCAGGGTCAGCGGATTCTTGGTCTCCACATAGGTGAAGGAACTCACCACGCCGAAATGGTGGAGGAAGTCGGGCATGAAATCATAGTCGAAGAAGGTCTGGGCTGCGAGTTCGACGCCCTTGGCCGTGCCCTTTTCCGCATTGACCGTCTGCGTCAGGAAATACTGGTTTCCGGTGCAGTTTACGTTGGTAATGGGCGTAGGCGCGCCCGCGACGGTCTGGCAGGAACTGATGCCGCTGAAGAAACCGTCGATCTTCTTGTAGAACAGACCCGCCGAAACATAGTTGACTGGCGAGAAATAATGCTCGAGCGACAGATCGAAGCTGTCCGCCTTTTGCGGGCGCAGGTTCGGATTGCCGATCGACCCGTTGCCGCTGTTGACGTCGAAAACAAGCGTCGGATTGAGCGCGCCAAGATCGGGCCTGGTGATGCCCTTGCCATAGCCGAAGCGAACCAGCGTGTCGGGCGTGATATAGCCCGTCAGGTTGAAGCTGGGCAGGACGTCGGTGTAGGAGGAGGAACTGGCGTTCGGGATGATGTTCGCGGTTCCCGGCTGGGTAATCATGGCGCGGACGAACGTGTCGGTCTTCACGACGCGGACGCCGGCATTGCCCTTGATCCGGTCGTCCAGGAAGCCGAAGTCGGCGACGGCGTAACCGGCATAGGTTTTTTCGCTGAAATAGCGGCGGTTGAGGATATTTTCCGTCAGCGCATCTTCGGACTGAATACCGGCTAGCGGGAAACGGCCCGTGACATTGTCGCCCAGCACGGCATCGGGCGAGAAGACCAGATAGCCGCCGCGATAGCCGGCATCGCCGTTCATGAAATTGGTCGGCGACCCAACCACCAGATCGGTCATCGAGGTTACGGGGATGGCATTGGACTGATTGGCCGCCAGCACGGCGCCGTTCGTGGTCAGGTTTTTGCCCGCGAAGCTGTAATTATTATACTGGTCCTTCTGGGTGGCGTAGCGGCCGCCGACCTTGATGTCCTTGAGGAAGGAATTTTCGAAATCATATTTGAGGTCGAGCGCGGCGGCGATGCCGCTATCGTCCCAGACCTGGTTGGTGCCGTTCGCATAATTGTTGAACACCCAGCTTGACGGGGAAGCCAGGTCGGGGCCGGAGATGGCGACATTCTGCGGCGTGCCCAGATCGCGGGTGATGTTCCAGCCCAGGCCTGCCGCCGATGTCAGCGTGACCGAGCGATTATCCTGATATTGATCGGCCTTGACGTAGGAGAAGTCGAACTTCGCCTCCAGCCGGTCGGTCGCCTGCCATTTGACGTTACCGGCGATCACATAGGTCTTGTAACGGCGATGTTCGTCGCCGCCCGTCGACGTGAAGGTCGAATTGAGGAAGGTGCCGCCGGTGATATGCTGACCGGACAACAGGTCGTTGGAGCCGCCGTTCGCGTTGCGATTGGCCAGCATCTCATCGATCGTGAAGGCTTCGGTGGTGAGGCCCTGCGCGTAACGGCTGTCTACGGCGTTCAGGAACCGATAGTTCTGATGATAGAGATAGTCGTTGTAATTACCCTCGACCGTGAATTGCAGGTCGGGATTGGGCGCCCATTGGACCGCCGCGCTCAGGCCCTTGCGGGTGCGCTTATAATCTTCCTGCGCAATGTTGTTCTGCACGCCGACGGAGGAGAGGAGGTTCTGCCGGTCGGCCGCAGCGACCGTGGTCGGGTTGACGTCCGCCAGATAGGTGACGTCCGATCGGCCGACATAGGCGGAATTGAGGTTCAGGCCGGTGCCGACATTGGCGGCATATTCCGCGCTGTCCCCACGAATGGCGCGGCGGAACTGGGTGCCGCCCACGGAAGGTGTGTTGTCGCCGCGGTTGAAGCTCTGCGAATAGCTGCCCGCGACCAGCACGCCCAGTTCGCCGCCATCGCCAACATCCCAGCGCTTCGACACCATCCCGAAATATTCGGGGGTCAGCTTCTTGCCGAGGCCGTTGTAGCGGCCGCCCACGGCGGCGGATACGGCCATATCCTTGAAGTCGAACGGCTTGCGGGTGCGGATGTTGACCAGGCCGCCGATAGCGCCCTCGATATGGTCAGCGGAGGGGTTTTTGTAGACATCAAGGCCCGCGACCATGCCGGGGCTGGCGCCTTCCACGTTGAATTCGCGGCTGCCGGCGGTGAAATAGGCGCGGCCATCGACGCGGGAACCGGTCTGGCCCGTCAGGCCGCGGATGGTCAGGCCTGAACCGTTGCCGACGGGGGAGGCGGCTTCGCCGCCGAAGCGATAGGCCTGGACGCCCGGAACGCGGGTCAGCGTTTCCGCGACGTTGGGATCGGGCAGCTTGCCGATGTCGTCGGCCGTGATCGAATCCACGATTTCCATCGTGTTCTTCTTGATCTGGGCGCTGTTCTGCAAGCTGGCCTTGAGGCCCGTGACCACGATGTCCGCGCTGGAAACGTCGCCGCTTTCCTGCGGTGCGGCGGCCGTCTGCGCCATCACCGGCGTCACCGCGCTGGTGGCCAGCAGCATGGCCGTGACATGTGCGATCTTCTTCATATCCCCTCCTTGTTAGGCTTTTTGAACCGCATTCGAGCCGGGGACGAATCATATCCCGGACTGAATATCTGTTATCGATAGCATTATGATATCGATATCAGACAACATCCGCAACAGATTTTGAGCGGGACGGCAAAATTATTGCGGTTTTGGAGATGCGTCTTTCAGCGCATTGCGATGGGATCAGTGGGGCAGGGCG
This genomic stretch from Sphingobium sp. BYY-5 harbors:
- a CDS encoding oligosaccharide MFS transporter; the encoded protein is MASFRKRNYLALSAFLFCFFFAQAMAISLLSIWLTRSLHLNGTQAGTVFAVNSIGAMLAQPAYGFLSDRMGFRKVVPTFIALLVILAGPFFLHVYAPLLHWSLPLGAVAGGLYLGFTFMAGSYALESYVDRVGRRYAFEYSRVRLWGSIGFATAAAFSGRLYNVDPAINFFLASAAGLLLLPLIYLARVEPDPQAQAAADRLTLRDSLSLLSQPQFWRFMILILGVTNLYLVYDQQFPFYFSSLFPTPEEGNAMFGYLNSAQIFVEAGGLFVAPLIVRRIGATRGLLLAAAIMILRIGGSGLAIGPITISMCKMAHAIELPILAVSIFRYIAWHFEARFAATVYMVGVSFGHSLGLAILSPLVGISYDLIGFQHSYFLIAGFALLFWTWSLFALSPTPPEHGSPHRASAGAPTLPLVEEPRP
- a CDS encoding LacI family DNA-binding transcriptional regulator, which gives rise to MSEDREEKDEAVKSAHRPVVTIHDVARHAGVSSMTVSRVMTGKRHVSEAMRERVNAAISALNYSPNLTARSFSSAVRVGAIYSNPSSSNLGAFLMGAFRQSGESGCQFLIEPGRNEEEALQSLHRLIESRIGGVILPPPLCDSEAVLDLALSSDVVPLAFATAIPREGVSAIIVDDYKGAYDMTRYLIGLGHRAIGFVQGDPQHSPSQRREQGYRAAMAGASLMIRDEWIAPGLFTYRSGLDAARQLLGSDQRPTAIFASNDDMAAAITAVAHGMKLTIPRDISIVGFDDAQIASTIWPELTTIRQPISDMASRAVALLSEQVREARTGSKPEVRHVREMLTLVERASSGPVAG
- a CDS encoding glycoside hydrolase 43 family protein → MARRFMRTACLASLLALAAPAFPAGANDGRWFADQGDGSYRNPVLIGDYSDPDVVRVGEDYYLTSSSFTDVPGLPILHSRDLVNWTIIGHALTAVPPEAHYAAPRRGGGVWAPAIRHRDGRFLIYYPDPDRGIFLVSATDPRGPWSAPVLVEGTRGVIDPAPFWDEDGTGWLAYAYARSRAGKANIIALKRLNADGTATQGAERVIIDGNGLPPVKTSLGPRPWQTTEGPKLYKRDGYYYVFAPSGSVKGGWQGVFRSRSITGPYEGRDVMDQGRSETNGPHQGAWVTTPGGEDWFLHFQDRDSYGRVVHLQPMRWAKGWPVIGADADGDGRGEPVLRHAKPALPPQPVAAPVADDEFDGGLSLAWQFGSNPAPGWMVVEDGWLRLTSVSGSADHYENGAILSQKIPAPGFTATTAMRFAPLREGERAGLTVHGMSFAWIGVEQGKDGAHVVQAAKADPAPGAPIRVTQGPPLPSDRVWLRMEARPVTISVPPPDFSPYWPSMLRETHIRVAFSYSLDGAAFTPLGEAFETRPGRWVGAQIGLFAQAAYGTPSAVATTVGHADFDWFRITP
- a CDS encoding glycosyl hydrolase family 28 protein, with the protein product MTRKITLRLVTAVSLAAIAPAVAARPIVYDNPPSKALYTYHDDSFTVRVRAPGGKWQDLYEYRVMVDLDNPQPASMVTFGMDGPVEVAVQKNNGDVRRVEIRPGSKGVQARLEGNIAYFTLARPANLSVEFDGDRLHNLHLFANPVEPPLPDRADPNLVYFGPGIHELPEGQTKFPIGSNKTVYVAGGAIVKGQIDISNASNVRLIGHGILEGGKEGISVLYSRDVTIDGPVVLNPQHYTVMCGQSSGLTIRNLKTFSAGSWTDGLDMMSCSDVTIDDVFLRTSDDAIAIYADRWDYHGDARNYRVTNSTLWADVAHPINIGLHGSKDEPRVIENLTFRNIDILGHDEDDRNYQGAMAITDGDNNLVRNILFEDIRIDSIEEGMLFNFRVVFNEKYSLAPGCGIENVTVRNARFKGGIVNPAVVAGYAADRAVHNVTIEDFRVGATPLGASDVEVGAFVKDFRLRP
- a CDS encoding glycoside hydrolase family 97 protein encodes the protein MTSHPTRRTILGGMSVSAIGGIGLPLNAQSAPDRTALSISSPNGRLTAQLLLPGRSADYPLWSASLDGKPALEPSKLALVLANGRLLGPQARYLGHTASAIDDSWTPPYGIATRYDGRAHQIEAQFEDRRSRIRFAIRLLAHDDGVAIRFVLLAAPGNKVELGGEAMEFRFPTGTNIWSSRDEGDYARSAPGRIAPVPHPELTNSTDKGALADTPLLATTPDGLSLSISESDRLHYPRLMFAPGDTDQSVTTRLMHFPGRATGYSGPGETHAAPLFSVDTPFTTPWRLILVSDTPAALLEKAGLVTTLATPNRLGDTGWIRPGRAFRIRKPYSNAGAMDGIAFAEKRKLDYIEFDAHWYGDGTDPSDATRPIDGLDMQAIVAEARKRNIGTILYVDRVPAMRQLADIVSTYRRWGVAGIKFGFIWEGRQEDTDFIYDLVKSCGEHHLLVNLHDNLRPAGLERTLPNYVALEGVRGNEQFPTARHNVTLPFTRALSGPIDYTICYDHYLNKTTNAHQLAMAAVYYNPLTFLYWYDTPAKYATGAWPALRWFDECPTSWDETRAIDGQPGQFVAVARRHGERWFLGAMTNEDARRIDVPLSFLGEGDWRATIFADGAPGQQPRSTPVVISTRKVAQGDTLPIAMQPSGGQAILFERTT
- a CDS encoding TonB-dependent receptor; the encoded protein is MKKIAHVTAMLLATSAVTPVMAQTAAAPQESGDVSSADIVVTGLKASLQNSAQIKKNTMEIVDSITADDIGKLPDPNVAETLTRVPGVQAYRFGGEAASPVGNGSGLTIRGLTGQTGSRVDGRAYFTAGSREFNVEGASPGMVAGLDVYKNPSADHIEGAIGGLVNIRTRKPFDFKDMAVSAAVGGRYNGLGKKLTPEYFGMVSKRWDVGDGGELGVLVAGSYSQSFNRGDNTPSVGGTQFRRAIRGDSAEYAANVGTGLNLNSAYVGRSDVTYLADVNPTTVAAADRQNLLSSVGVQNNIAQEDYKRTRKGLSAAVQWAPNPDLQFTVEGNYNDYLYHQNYRFLNAVDSRYAQGLTTEAFTIDEMLANRNANGGSNDLLSGQHITGGTFLNSTFTSTGGDEHRRYKTYVIAGNVKWQATDRLEAKFDFSYVKADQYQDNRSVTLTSAAGLGWNITRDLGTPQNVAISGPDLASPSSWVFNNYANGTNQVWDDSGIAAALDLKYDFENSFLKDIKVGGRYATQKDQYNNYSFAGKNLTTNGAVLAANQSNAIPVTSMTDLVVGSPTNFMNGDAGYRGGYLVFSPDAVLGDNVTGRFPLAGIQSEDALTENILNRRYFSEKTYAGYAVADFGFLDDRIKGNAGVRVVKTDTFVRAMITQPGTANIIPNASSSSYTDVLPSFNLTGYITPDTLVRFGYGKGITRPDLGALNPTLVFDVNSGNGSIGNPNLRPQKADSFDLSLEHYFSPVNYVSAGLFYKKIDGFFSGISSCQTVAGAPTPITNVNCTGNQYFLTQTVNAEKGTAKGVELAAQTFFDYDFMPDFLHHFGVVSSFTYVETKNPLTLNGQRVNTMQPLTSKYAYSVAGLYEDKTISARIVYTWRSKAVLFGVATNPIDGRYIRSFGLLDASLNFKLPHNFSLSLTASNLTNQAADRFVGEPGLATGIERQHFVNGRNFGATLRYSFGS